DNA from bacterium:
CGTGTTCCGGGTCAAGGGACAATTGCGCGCCTATGAGAACCGCTGCTTGCATCAGGGCGGGCCGGTCTGCCAAGGAGAGGTGCTCGGTAAACTGGAGCAAATCCTCGCGCCCGACAAGACGGCAATCGGTGAGCGCTTTTCTGAGAGCGAGATCCACGTCGTCTGTCCCTGGCACGGGTGGGAGTACGACCTGGAGAACGGTGCATGCGCCACCGACCGC
Protein-coding regions in this window:
- a CDS encoding Rieske 2Fe-2S domain-containing protein; translation: MEYFVGKLGDLAERSCRLIQAGDTEIGVFRVKGQLRAYENRCLHQGGPVCQGEVLGKLEQILAPDKTAIGERFSESEIHVVCPWHGWEYDLENGACATDRRLRLRSFRVVLREDDVYVLV